Proteins co-encoded in one Haloarcula pelagica genomic window:
- the kdgK1 gene encoding bifunctional 2-dehydro-3-deoxygluconokinase/2-dehydro-3-deoxygalactonokinase translates to MTDLVTFGETMLRLSPPDQERLETADQYDVHVAGAESNVAVAAQRLGLDAAWLSKLPDSPVGRRVTGELRRHDVAIEVCWDDEDGRQGTYYLEQGDVPRGNEVIYDRADASVTTLRTEEVPEGLVEDAGAVHTSGITPALSETLEATTADLLSRANDAGTTTCFDMNYRSKLWSPSEAKAVVTELFPDIDVLVVAHRDAEQVLERAGDATEVAASLTDDYDFDVTVVTRGAEGVVAATADEQFAQDPFEASDAHPVGSGDSFVGGFLSQYLTNGSVADGLEWGAATAALKRSVPGDIAVVSPGEIRELIQGETAEISR, encoded by the coding sequence ATGACAGATCTCGTAACGTTCGGCGAGACGATGCTCAGGCTATCGCCCCCCGACCAGGAGCGACTGGAGACGGCAGACCAGTACGATGTCCACGTCGCGGGCGCGGAATCGAACGTCGCTGTCGCGGCACAACGGCTCGGTCTCGACGCGGCGTGGCTCTCGAAGCTTCCGGACTCGCCGGTCGGACGCCGCGTCACCGGAGAGCTTCGCCGCCACGATGTCGCGATCGAGGTCTGCTGGGACGACGAAGACGGGCGCCAGGGGACCTACTATCTGGAACAGGGCGATGTCCCGCGGGGCAACGAGGTCATCTACGACCGTGCGGACGCGAGTGTGACGACACTCCGAACGGAGGAAGTCCCCGAGGGACTCGTCGAAGACGCCGGCGCCGTCCACACGTCCGGGATCACTCCGGCCCTCTCTGAGACGCTCGAAGCGACCACCGCGGACCTGCTCTCGCGGGCGAACGACGCCGGGACGACGACGTGTTTCGACATGAACTACCGTTCGAAGCTCTGGAGTCCGAGCGAGGCCAAGGCCGTCGTCACCGAGTTGTTCCCCGACATAGACGTGTTGGTCGTCGCCCATCGCGACGCCGAACAGGTGCTCGAACGGGCGGGAGACGCCACCGAAGTCGCCGCGTCGCTGACCGACGACTACGACTTCGACGTGACTGTCGTCACCCGGGGCGCGGAGGGCGTCGTCGCCGCCACCGCCGACGAACAGTTCGCCCAGGACCCCTTCGAGGCGAGCGACGCGCACCCGGTCGGCTCCGGGGACTCCTTCGTCGGTGGCTTCCTCTCGCAGTACCTCACGAACGGGTCGGTCGCGGACGGCCTGGAGTGGGGGGCCGCGACCGCCGCGTTGAAGCGGTCCGTCCCCGGCGACATCGCGG
- a CDS encoding ABC transporter substrate-binding protein — MGRRSVRRESGVSRRSILRTAGAAGVVGLAGCGGGGNGTPTGEQIGNYPVTGDTVTFGFNVAQSGPFSTAGEEELRGHELAVKHINNGGGWVGQSIFSSLSGDGLLGKTVDFVVGDTESDPESARLSAESMVNNQDVIMLSGGSTSDTALEHQRVAGDAEVVYMATMSQIDSLTGQNCNRFTFREMFNSTMTTRALTPVLLDEYGEDTEFFQIYSQDDWGNAQRQLFAETLREAGWRFTGSLVAQVGTRDFSQYVPDIENASEDVLILNLRGLDAANALRTFREAFPDENIVVPLYTRAVAQTAGGAIENVLGTAAWDPSIDTPLSNTFRSAFAEEYQGGTASSSSSVPSGPAHVAYTQTLLYASAVARAGTFNPNRVISTLEGAQYGAGVGAQTMRECDHQSIRPVPIVRGRPESQQDFGRYFDLVKTTRDVEYSCQEEPASNCSLGGS; from the coding sequence ATGGGACGTAGGTCAGTGCGCCGTGAGTCCGGTGTCTCACGTCGGTCGATTCTCAGAACCGCGGGGGCAGCCGGTGTCGTTGGTCTGGCCGGTTGTGGCGGTGGTGGTAACGGCACCCCAACCGGCGAGCAGATCGGTAACTACCCCGTAACCGGCGACACCGTCACGTTCGGATTCAACGTCGCACAGTCCGGGCCGTTCTCGACCGCGGGGGAGGAGGAACTCCGCGGCCACGAACTCGCCGTCAAACACATCAACAACGGCGGTGGCTGGGTCGGACAGAGTATCTTCAGCAGTCTCAGCGGTGACGGACTCCTGGGAAAGACCGTCGACTTCGTCGTCGGTGACACCGAGAGCGATCCCGAATCCGCCCGCCTCTCGGCGGAGTCGATGGTCAACAACCAGGACGTGATCATGCTCTCTGGGGGGTCGACGAGCGATACGGCCCTGGAACACCAACGGGTCGCCGGTGACGCCGAAGTCGTCTACATGGCGACGATGTCACAGATCGACAGCCTCACCGGCCAGAACTGCAACCGGTTCACGTTCCGGGAGATGTTCAACTCCACGATGACGACGCGGGCGCTGACGCCGGTCCTCCTCGACGAGTACGGCGAGGACACGGAGTTCTTCCAGATCTACTCCCAGGACGACTGGGGGAACGCACAGCGGCAACTGTTCGCCGAGACGCTCAGGGAGGCGGGCTGGCGGTTCACCGGGAGTCTGGTCGCACAGGTGGGGACGCGTGATTTCTCCCAGTACGTCCCGGACATCGAGAACGCCTCGGAGGACGTACTGATCCTCAACCTCCGCGGTCTGGACGCGGCGAACGCCCTCCGGACCTTCCGTGAGGCGTTCCCCGACGAGAACATCGTCGTCCCGCTGTACACCCGCGCCGTCGCACAGACCGCCGGCGGAGCTATCGAGAACGTGCTCGGGACGGCGGCCTGGGACCCGTCGATCGATACGCCGCTGTCGAACACGTTCCGGTCAGCGTTCGCCGAGGAGTACCAGGGCGGCACCGCGTCGTCGAGTTCGTCGGTCCCGTCGGGGCCGGCCCACGTCGCCTACACACAGACGCTGTTGTACGCGAGCGCGGTCGCCCGGGCTGGCACGTTCAACCCGAACCGAGTCATCAGTACGCTTGAGGGGGCTCAGTACGGTGCCGGTGTCGGCGCACAGACGATGCGGGAGTGTGATCACCAGTCGATCCGGCCGGTTCCGATCGTCCGTGGACGGCCCGAGAGCCAGCAGGACTTCGGCCGGTACTTCGATCTGGTCAAGACGACACGCGACGTGGAGTATTCGTGTCAGGAAGAGCCGGCGAGCAATTGCTCGCTGGGAGGTAGTTAA